The Vigna angularis cultivar LongXiaoDou No.4 chromosome 6, ASM1680809v1, whole genome shotgun sequence genome contains the following window.
CTCAAATCAGTAATGTGCAACTTTCTCTTTCCAGTCCTACATACTCATATTGTGTACACAGGTGATTAAGAAGGGTAGATAAGAATAATTGACTGGCGTTTCAAAGAGAAAAACACATCTTGGGTGCCATAAGGAAAATTAAAACTGCTCATTTTGTTAAACTTACAAAGAATACCTTGTCAAGGAGAACAAGTCTTTGCAAAGGAGCTGAATTAAGTTGACATACAAAGAAAAAGACGAAAGCAATCGTTTTCCATTAATAACATGTAAATCTCATGTACAAAATAATAGCATAATTAAGAAGTGATGCCCATCCAAGAACCGAAATATCCAGGCAatcaaatttaatcaaattgtACACAATATACATACAAGGGATCAGGAGTATATTTTGCCTGCAACCGATATATAATCAGTCAACATGCAGACTTTTTTTTCCCACAGCTTCAACCCTAGGTTAACGGAAACGTGTTGCATGGATTTGGCAATCCTCGTCCGGAAATGATGATAGTGAGACGTTGAGTTGTTAAATCCAGTCTCCTGCACTAAATCCAATCCGGGTAGAGTTTGGCATTTTCACATCTAATATGCAAGCCTTTTAAGGATCAAATTCCACATCCGTGACAGGAGCTGCAATACAAATTCCTTGACCAGTCCAATTCAATTGGAAACATCCATACCAAGACAGCAATGCCTTATCATAATTGCAAAGCCAGGTCTGGTTGCTGTGAGTCAACGAGGACACCAGAAGATTGTTTTGCAGGTGACCCTGGAGATTGAAAACCAATATTCAAGTCAGGTGGAAATGTTTCCTGTTTCTGCCTTGACTGGCTACGAGGACTGAGTCCTCGCCAAGGGGACTGCATCTGAAATCTAGATTGGTCAGCAGATGCTAAGTGAGGGAAAACCGTAGGCCGGTTGGGAAATTGTGAAACAGTGCCTGTGTGACTAGATTGAGGAACAGGTGCTTGAAATGGTTGGAAAGGCATTCCAGCAGAGGGAAAATCCCCTCGAATTCTTGAAATATGCTGATGGAACTCTCTTGTTGAGTTGTACAAAGAATCTGCAGATGTCTGATTTTTGGGTGAACTAGAATTGTCTGGTCCTTGTTTAAACCCTCCTGCCCCAACAGACATCCATGCACGGGCAGCAGCTGCTGAAGCATTGCCTAAGTCATCTCTCTGTCCGGATGGACCCGATAGTGTCACTGGTGGAGTATCAACAACGAAATGATTGAGATTGTGTTGCTTTTGAGCCCTTTCAGCAAACATTCCCATCAACTGAACAGGGTCGCTAACACCCAGCTCCTTCCCATGGACAACAGGACCTTCCCTGCTTGAATTGCTTGATGTAGTTTCAAGTGATGGACCAGTCACTTGTCTGTTCAAACTTGTATCTGTGGATTTTCCATTAGGCAACTCTCCACTAACACCTGGCTGCTTGAACTTGTTCCTTGGCACCATCTCTCTGGGCTTGGACTCTGCTGCAGGAGTGTTACTAGTAAACTTTGCAACCAGACCATTATTATTCTGCTTACTTGAGGATAAAGAATTCAACTCTTCTTGTTTCAAACCCTTATTCTCAGGTTTGCCCATTTTCCTGGATTGGTTGTTCTGCTCCTGATTTCGGATGTTGGCAGGAGCACAGATCCTTTCTCCAGAAGAACCAAAGAAAGGTTTTCCTTCACCATCAGGCATCAAAGGATGTTTTCCATCTAGCATCTGCCCACTTACAGGATGCTCAATGCTGGGTTCCACATTCTTACAACTTTTGTCACCCTTTGGTAACTCAATAGTTGAATGCAACTTCATGGCCAAACTAGTTCCTTTTTGGACCTGATTATTAACCATTAATATTGGGGTTGGAAGCTGTTCATACTCTCCAACCCAACCACGACCATATTTGAAGCCAGGTGGCAGAGCCTGCTGAATCCTGTGGGAAGCAATTTTCCAAGCAATAGGTCCAAGAGATGCACTAAATCGAGCCAAACTTCTAG
Protein-coding sequences here:
- the LOC108321942 gene encoding uncharacterized protein LOC108321942; this encodes MVQIARRKKGRPSKADLARRSGESPAAASQPDLRRSHRRRSVRYNIIDYDGDYLDDEEDERRREKKKLKLMAKLNQDGEEEPEEENDMTPSRTGADAPADEYEDDENEQEKEHEHEQEEEHVEDEDGVVKGRKVESKGLHSISVSGTPVILQSGIPLPDKRTLELILDKLQKKDTYGVFAEPVDPEELPDYHDVIDHPMDFATVRQKLAAGSYTTLEQFESDIFLICSNAMQYNAAETIYHKQARSIQELGRKKFEKLRIGFERSQMEHKSEQKAGSNYFVKKQPKKPLVRTSLEPVGSDFSSGATLATIADLQPTSHPMQGGRCERPGNIDGILEANAFWIDANQEKAEDVLSGKGLHSKWGRKSVVLDESRRASYNMFNQPIGRSESIFMTFDSEMKQLVAVGLHAEYSYARSLARFSASLGPIAWKIASHRIQQALPPGFKYGRGWVGEYEQLPTPILMVNNQVQKGTSLAMKLHSTIELPKGDKSCKNVEPSIEHPVSGQMLDGKHPLMPDGEGKPFFGSSGERICAPANIRNQEQNNQSRKMGKPENKGLKQEELNSLSSSKQNNNGLVAKFTSNTPAAESKPREMVPRNKFKQPGVSGELPNGKSTDTSLNRQVTGPSLETTSSNSSREGPVVHGKELGVSDPVQLMGMFAERAQKQHNLNHFVVDTPPVTLSGPSGQRDDLGNASAAAARAWMSVGAGGFKQGPDNSSSPKNQTSADSLYNSTREFHQHISRIRGDFPSAGMPFQPFQAPVPQSSHTGTVSQFPNRPTVFPHLASADQSRFQMQSPWRGLSPRSQSRQKQETFPPDLNIGFQSPGSPAKQSSGVLVDSQQPDLALQL